The sequence GTCGAACTCTCCTCCGCGCGTTCGCGCTTCAGCCAGGCCGCGAAGCCGGGCACCGGCGAGAGCGTCACGAAGGTCTGCACGTTGGGCAGTTCGCGCTTGATGTCCTCGACCACCTGCTTGATCAGGAAATTGCCGAAGGAAATGCCGCCAAGCCCGCGCTGCGTGTTCGAGATCGAATAGAAGACTGCCGTGGTGGCCTCCGATGCCGCGATCGGCGTGCGCGTTAGATCCAGCAGCGGCGCGATCGCTGCGGGACTCTCGCGGGTCAGCGCCACCTCGACGAAGATCAGCGGCTCATCGACCAGTTGCGGATGGAAGAATCCGTAGCAGCGGCGGTCCGACGGGGCGAGGCGGCTGCGCAGGTCGTCCCAGTTCGAGATCGCATGCACCTGCTCGTAGCGGATGATCTTTTCCAGAATGTTGGCAGGCGTGGTCCAGTCGATCCGTTGCAGCACGAGAAAACCTCTGTTGAACCACGACGAGAACAGATGCACGAAATCGCCATCGACATGCTTGAGCGCGGGATGATCGGCGATATGCGCCAGCAGCGCCTCGCGCATCCGCACCAGCGACGCGGTGCCGCCGGGCGCAAGATTAAGCCGCCGGATCAGTTCCTGGCGGCGCGGCTCGGCAGCCTTCAATAATTTGCTTACGGTGTCCGGCGAGGTGCCCTTGTCGCGCACGGCGTCCATTGCCGCGTTGAGTTCGGCCATGTCCGGCCCGAACAGATCGGCAAGCGCATTGAGAAAGGCGAGCTGGTCGTCCTCGCTCGCCGCCGCATAGCCGGCCAGCAAGGTGTTGGCGAGCGCGACGCCGCTGGCCTCGCCGCGCCGGGACAGCAGCGTTTCGCCGAGCGTGACCAGTTCGGCTTTCGACATCGCGTCCGAACCGCTCGACAGGCCGAGCAGGCTGCGGCCGCGTGTGGTCAGCGTGTTGAGAAGATTGCCCAGAAAGGCGCGATCCAGTCCCAGTGTCGCCATCGCGTCAGTCAGCTCCCGTGCGATCCGGCCTTGTCGGCGAATGATACGCAGGGAATGCGACCGATTCCAGACGCTGCGTCCCCGACTTTCGTCCGGGAATGCCCGATGTGCGGGCGTTTCGGATGGTGCGGCTCAAAGCCGCGCGAGCGATGTGACCCGGTCGATGCGGTCGAACTTCTCCAGCGACAGCACCGCGTCGGCAAAGCGGTCCGCGCGTTCGTGCAACACCGGCCGCGCCAGTTGCAGGAACTTTTGCTGCATCGCCGCCGCATCGGGAAACAGCGACGGCTCGCCGGACGGATCGGGAATGATGCGCTCCAGCGTGCCTTCGCCGCTTTCGATCGAGACGCGCGCGCCGAACGGATGGCTTTTGCCTTCCAGCCGGGCGTCCTGCACCACCTCGATCCGGTCGGCGAGCGCCTCGATGGCGGGATCGCCGAGCCGCTTGTAGTCGTCCCAGCCGAACGAGCCCTGATCCAGCGCCAGCGCGCCGGTGAAGAACATCGAGAACTGTCCGCCGACCACGCTGCGGGCGTGGCGCTTGGTGGCGGCGTCGCCGGTCAGCGTGATGCCGTTGCGGTGCAGGCCGATCTCGACACTTTTAATGTTTTCCGGCGTCAGGTTGTGCTCGCGGCGCATGGCGATCAGTGCGTCGATGGCGGCGTGGGTGTAGCGGCAGCTGGGATAGGGCTTCACGCCGATCTTCATGGTCTCGTAGACGTGGCCAAGGTCTGCCGTGGCTTTCTCGGGATGCGGGTCATCGGTGTAGCCCACAAGCAGGCCGTGCTTGCCTTCGACCGATTCGGTGGAGCCGATGAAACCTTCACGCGCCAAGGAAGCTGCGACCACGCCGTTCATCGCGGCGGCGCCGACCTGATAGCGCTTGTTCCACGCCCCGTTGACGAGAAATTGCAGCGAGCCCGCGGCCTGACTGCCCGACACGCCGAATGCCGCGACGATCTGGTCCGCGCTGAGCTTGTAGAGCTTCGCCGCCGCCGCCGCCGCGCCATAGGTGCCGGCGGTGGCGGTGGGGTGAAAGCCCTTTGCGTAATGCGATGTCGGATCGAGCGCGTTGCCGAGGCGGCAGCAGACTTCATAGCCCGCGACGATAGCGGTCAGCACGTCGCGTCCGCTCGATCCCAGAATTTCACCCACCGCGAGCGCGGCCGGCACCACCGGCGCGCTGGGATGCAGCGAGGAATCGGCATGGGTATCGTCGAAATCGAGCGAATGGCCGAGCGCGCCGTTGAGCAACGCCGCGATGGCCGGCGTGTAAGTCTTGGCGTCGCCACAGACGGTGGCATTGCCCTTGCCGTCGAGACCGAGCGTGGCGAGCATCGCCAGCAGCGACGGCGTCGATTCCGCTTCGCTGCGCGCCCGCACGGCGCTGCCGAGAAAATCCAGCGTCAGCCCCTTGGCGCGCTCCAGCACTTCGGACGGAATATCCTCGTATTTCAGGTTCGCGACGTAAGCGGCCAGCGTTGCGGTTTCATTCGCCATTGTTCATTCGTCTCCCGGAACTGGCCGGGAGGCTATGCGGCCCACGCCCCGCATTCAAGCCGGGCTGGTGCATGGCGCGGCTGTGCAACGGGGTGATCGGCGTCCCGATCTGAGCCGGGACGCCTTACCGGTAAGTCCGGACCGCTCAATCGTGGGGTATGATGGCGTAGGGCGTCGCATAGGGTTCGACGCGCAGCGACGTATTGGCGATCAGGCCGATCTTCGCGGTGGGCGCTTGCAGCATCTCGCCGTTCGCGCCGCGCTTGACGTTGTATTGCCAGACCGTGATGTCGCCTTTCTGCGTCAGCGCATGGGCGACCGCGCCGGCATCGGTGCCGCCGAGCACCTTGAGTTCGGTTTCCGACAGGCCAATGACAATCTCGTCCTTGACGGTGACGACTTTGAATAGATTCATCTTGGTCTCCTGGGCCCAGGCGCCATGTGCGGCGGCAAGCGCCAAAGCTGCCAGGGCGAGGCGGGTCGCGGTTTTGCGCCGGGAAAACATGGGTCGGTCCTTTGTGCGATGGTGCGTGGC is a genomic window of Bradyrhizobium sp. G127 containing:
- a CDS encoding malonyl-CoA decarboxylase; amino-acid sequence: MATLGLDRAFLGNLLNTLTTRGRSLLGLSSGSDAMSKAELVTLGETLLSRRGEASGVALANTLLAGYAAASEDDQLAFLNALADLFGPDMAELNAAMDAVRDKGTSPDTVSKLLKAAEPRRQELIRRLNLAPGGTASLVRMREALLAHIADHPALKHVDGDFVHLFSSWFNRGFLVLQRIDWTTPANILEKIIRYEQVHAISNWDDLRSRLAPSDRRCYGFFHPQLVDEPLIFVEVALTRESPAAIAPLLDLTRTPIAASEATTAVFYSISNTQRGLGGISFGNFLIKQVVEDIKRELPNVQTFVTLSPVPGFAAWLKRERAEESSTLLDAAARATLDALDRADWADDAAIAEQVKATLLPLAAYYFLEVKGPRGHPVDPVARFHLGNGAQLERLNFLGDRSDKGMQQSHGLMVNYLYALDKIETNHEAYAEKGQVASSPAVRKMLPARAIVETPASA
- a CDS encoding MmgE/PrpD family protein — encoded protein: MANETATLAAYVANLKYEDIPSEVLERAKGLTLDFLGSAVRARSEAESTPSLLAMLATLGLDGKGNATVCGDAKTYTPAIAALLNGALGHSLDFDDTHADSSLHPSAPVVPAALAVGEILGSSGRDVLTAIVAGYEVCCRLGNALDPTSHYAKGFHPTATAGTYGAAAAAAKLYKLSADQIVAAFGVSGSQAAGSLQFLVNGAWNKRYQVGAAAMNGVVAASLAREGFIGSTESVEGKHGLLVGYTDDPHPEKATADLGHVYETMKIGVKPYPSCRYTHAAIDALIAMRREHNLTPENIKSVEIGLHRNGITLTGDAATKRHARSVVGGQFSMFFTGALALDQGSFGWDDYKRLGDPAIEALADRIEVVQDARLEGKSHPFGARVSIESGEGTLERIIPDPSGEPSLFPDAAAMQQKFLQLARPVLHERADRFADAVLSLEKFDRIDRVTSLARL